AGAACTTCCCATTTCGTCTGGCGAATACAGTGGACCTTCAGCCTGATCTTCCAGATTCGATGCCCGCCCCTCCCAGAATAAATGTTTCATATAGACAACATTCCATAAACTAGGCGCAGATCTTTTTAAAACGACACCATCTTTACGATTCGGCCCGTATCCTACACCGTTTTTACCAATACTTTGTTTCATTCCGTCTGACAAACTATAGGCGGGATGATGACAATGAGCACAGGATAACTGTTGATCACCAGAAAGTATCGGATCAAAAAATAAATACCTACCTAAATCAATAATTTTAGGATCCAATTCCACATTTGGAAGAGATTGTCCTAACCCACCATTCTTTTCCAATGAATTTACATACTGATAATTAATTACACAATACTCATTCTTCTTTTTCCAACCTGAAGGACAAAGGGAAGACAAATGAAAGTCGGAAGGAGGTTCGACTACCTCAAATGCAGATGTTTCTTGAACGATTCTAGAATCTACCTTTGCACAAAATAAAACAAAAAAGAGAAAGGTAAAAAATACTAAATAAAACCGATACATCACAAGACAAAAGAACCAAAGAGAGAAAAGATAGAAATCATTTTTATCATTAAAAAAAAAGAAATAAGAATGATTTTGCCATAAAAAAAATTCGACCAATTCCAGTTCATTGATTTATATCAATTCATCTTGGATGAAGAATTGGGCCACAAAGAAGTGACCCTAACCACAAAAGAATTTTTGATTTAAGATTCAGCAAGTGCCTTTATTGTTTTATATTCACTTAAGTCTGTATATATTTCTTTTAAATATGGATTTCGTTTGGTTTTGATCCATTTATATACCATATAACAGAACACAGCAACATTACTCAATAAGGCAATCGCAGCAACCGAGTTATATATCCAAGGTTGATAGGTTGACCGAACTACATGGGCACCAGAATCTAAAAAAGCTGGGAATGTTTGTGCAAACATACACCAGATAGCAAGTGTTTGTGCTCTATGTTGAAGCCAAGCACCTTTTCCAATTGTAAATGCACAAAATGTTGGTGCGAGAAGCAATGCCAATCCTGCATACCATGAATGTGTCGGAATACAATTATAAGTATAAGAGAAATTCCATAAATCATATGCGATGATCCAAAACCAAAGCATATCTGGCCATAACATATCTCTACTCTTGTCCGACTCTGTTTCTTTTCGAATCACAATTCCAAACCAACCTGTAATTGTAACCGTATTGAGAATCCCTGCAACCGCATTCATATAATTCCAAGGCCCACCAAGGACTCCCGTAACTTCTCCTTCGATTGGCCCAGAAAATAAATTCCAGTATACCTTCCCTACTTGAAAATCACGCGTCACAGCTTCAATGATATTCACTGCCAAAATTAATGCTGGAAAAAGCAGAGCTAATTTAACATTTGCTAAACGCCATTTCACCTTCCCATTAACACCTTTTTTCTGAACGTGACGAATTGCCCAAAATATAATACAACCAGCGGTTGCAGAATAAACTTTTACAAGGTGAAACCAATCTGTATAAGTTTGTTCCTTCATAAAGAAAAACCAAAGAACGGAAAGAAACGTTGGGAGGATAATGAAACTAAAAAATCCAGCCCATTTCCATCTCCTAGCAAATTCGTTGAAAATAAAAAGTGCAGCAAATACAAGAAGCCACACTCCAATTCCTTGTGCTGTTGTTGTCCCTGCTTCCGCATTAAATGTCCACATAACAAAACCTCTCTTAATTTATCATAGATATTATATTTTTTGATTATCCACTTTCCATAATCATCATGACTGACGAGTCAACGAAAGTCAAGAAATCTTGTTTATGACGGACTTAACTTAGCGGGCGTTTGTTTAGAAGTATTCTAAGGTTTTTTTAAATAGGCGGTCCCAATTGGATGGTAAAAAAGATTTAGATTAATAAATGGCTAGGCCATGGTAAGGCCTACCAACTCCCAGTCTTTTCAAAAACGGTCCAAAGTAGAATCAAACGGCAATGGTGACACCAATGTATTTTAGCTTTCTCCTTTGT
This genomic stretch from Leptospira harrisiae harbors:
- a CDS encoding DUF5692 family protein, giving the protein MWTFNAEAGTTTAQGIGVWLLVFAALFIFNEFARRWKWAGFFSFIILPTFLSVLWFFFMKEQTYTDWFHLVKVYSATAGCIIFWAIRHVQKKGVNGKVKWRLANVKLALLFPALILAVNIIEAVTRDFQVGKVYWNLFSGPIEGEVTGVLGGPWNYMNAVAGILNTVTITGWFGIVIRKETESDKSRDMLWPDMLWFWIIAYDLWNFSYTYNCIPTHSWYAGLALLLAPTFCAFTIGKGAWLQHRAQTLAIWCMFAQTFPAFLDSGAHVVRSTYQPWIYNSVAAIALLSNVAVFCYMVYKWIKTKRNPYLKEIYTDLSEYKTIKALAES